A window of Numenius arquata chromosome 6, bNumArq3.hap1.1, whole genome shotgun sequence contains these coding sequences:
- the ZNF106 gene encoding zinc finger protein 106 isoform X3, whose amino-acid sequence MPVGRVESPPSASLPRDSNHECRVCRVTLVGLSAYAKHISSQLHKDNVDAHDRKEEGKEEAEEEYLDKELIQLIKQRREQNRQAEPSCANQELECDDRRSQRRREERATYKEREAYDQSSWHHHNASQRDWKWEKDDYISSRQGKFSHSQRNLNISRHSGGPRGRSGWHQNVSGGSSNRHNYGNSGNVWHPSGRGGGTSNWHHSARERNSTWHSEGTGHFSSWNSKSYGGNWKSSPHGANGWNFGSSGDTYSSEPIKYNKERYAWQRQEKDIDVLSYRDRKNRSDSLDFTSDKLPSEGALDFCTSKQQESKTSRASGKSGSPSRDKIHRWTPYPSQKAAEQQPWSEDNVSKNPDKMDSVFMPLIDSSMKGKTCEANVSLSKPKKWEASPPSNVTSDHLDSSKVMKDCSSAEKPDKDDGRSNRMPSLKSPLLNITDRKLSSPKQDTNSLLKNVKLLLFSASGEEQNHLNALNLETNGFSSYSSKLHGACAGNLQDNKDVLGSNLGEPVNSLSDAEQNPKDVQSNHSLQNAPLRSCKDTSDQKKEETGEVLPKNEFRLDSLEDVSDDDLAGSEKSETKVEKLGSSVSPCLPCDTPEGKPATPEKENDEKPAPASIASTDLKDSTFQRESTASPSSSQDHLHVDLKISSQDGEGDEEHVKSRDHFEMEGFENPSDPELQKGGSQSLGVLLPDLSKLGLPASLQRDLTRHISLKSKVGTHLPEPNLNNARRIRNVSGHRKSETEKESGLKPTLRQILSASRRNVNWDQVIQQVTKKKQELGKGLPRFGIEMVPLVQNEQEGLELGEESDLSTLEGFQWEGISLAVPGSARKRSFSESSVIADRNPSAYSFFSEQAKTKESGQRQIIAASHSHHITSGYEASTGIEVDLKRKTSSLPLSPFMSERTETSGRRHSLQATSEVTGLTKQDQESPEKRTPLLEKQNVLEISEENRPASNNASLLAVSNNIDAATDSSCTSGTEQNDSQGIGKKRRATGEGSSPEIPSLERKNKRRKIKGKKEHSQVDQLLAISLREEELSKSLHSVDSSLLQARAALQAAYVEVQRFLVLKQQITMEMSTLRSQRIQILQGLQETYEPSELSEQLSCSVLSERRNSKSQMAADLIPAGSFLPLLDTLSSSVPPLGASVHVNTPSPFQSSGITPTAPPDSSVQVKREPVSPKGSEENVNSVLQSSPSASQAEEVEQKDETNQKTPVYPVISATISLSELSTSFQHTNQDVRKPAADRGKAGLPENPSPHSLVVSSKTEANDALTESFILDRCSTPLPKHSVLLEMPMDKTPKLSAELSEQQAVTTVVPAEKGNRRRRKLRKKKTLRAARVPENSDTEQDIIDSKPVRKVKGGKVPKGEKVTTSNPPRQENGATAQTTRNKDENDSDASLELVEVPAPQCEVVDIGSSESGDEKPDSPSKRDSRSSVDQAVLEASCSGYDEVSSTSEIGTNYMNDGKRSMAETQTSVSSLRGSKNSSEVSSEPGEDEEPTEGSFEGHLAAVNAIQIFGNLLYTCSADKTVCAYNLVSRKCVAIFEGHTSKVNCLLVTQTNGKSAALYTGSSDHTINCYNIKTRECMVQFKLEDRVLCLHSRWRILYAGLANGTVVTFSIKNNKQVDTFECHGPRAVSCLATAQEGARKLLVVGSYDCTISVRDARNGLLLRTLEGHSKTILCMKVVNDLVFSGSSDQSVHAHNIHTGELVRIYKGHNHAVTVVNILGKVMVTACLDKFVRVYELQSHDRLQVYGGHTDMIMCMTIHKSMIYTGCYDGSVRAVRLNLMQNYRCWWHGCSLIFGVVDHLKQHLLTDHTNPNFQTLKCRWKNCDAFFTSRKGSKQDAVGHIERHAEDDSRIDS is encoded by the exons ATGCCTGTTGGCAGAGTTGAAAGTCCACCCTCTGCCTCTCTTCCTAGGGACAGCAACCATGAGTGCCGGGTGTGCAGAGTGACACTGGTGGGTTTGTCAGCATATGCCAAGCACATCTCCAGCCAGCTGCACAAAGACAATGTTGATGCCCATGacagaaaagaggaagggaaagaagaggcagaagaagaATACCTCGACAAAGAACTCATTCAACTGatcaagcaaaggagggaacagaaCCG GCAAGCTGAACCAAGCTGTGCAAACCAAGAACTGGAATGTGACGATAGGAGATCACAGAGAAGGCGAGAAGAAAGAGCTACTTACAAAGAAAGAGAAGCTTATGATCAGTCATCGTGGCATCATCATAATGCATCACAAAGGGACTGGAAGTGGGAAAAGGATGATTATATTAGTTCTAGACAAGGCAAATTTTCACACTCTCAGAGGAACCTTAATATAAGCAGACATTCAGGTGGCCCAAGGGGACGCTCTGGGTGGCACCAAAATGTTTCAGGAGGCTCTTCAAATCGGCATAACTATGGGAATTCTGGAAATGTTTGGCATCCAAGTGGGCGGGGAGGAGGAACATCAAATTGGCATCACAGTGCCAGGGAGAGAAATTCTACTTGGCACTCAGAAGGAACTGGTCATTTTTCCAGTTGGAATTCCAAGAGTTATGGAGGAAACTGGAAATCTAGTCCTCATGGTGCAAATGGCTGGAATTTTGGAAGCTCAGGAGATACATATTCATCAGAGCCAATTAAATATAATAAGGAAAGGTATGCATGGCAGCGGCAGGAGAAAGATATTGATGTTCTGTCATACAGAGATCGAAAAAATAGGAGTGACTCACTTGATTTCACTAGTGATAAACTTCCTTCTGAGGGGGCATTGGATTTTTGTACATCGAAGcaacaagaaagcaaaacttCAAGAGCCAGTGGAAAAAGTGGCAGTCCTTCCAGAGATAAAATACATCGCTGGACTCCCTACCCATCCCAGAAAGCTGCAGAGCAGCAACCATGGTCTGAAGATAATGTTTCTAAAAATCCAGATAAAATGGATTCTGTATTTATGCCTCTTATTGATTCATCAATGAAAGGAAAAACCTGTGAAGCCAATGTTAGCCTTTCAAAACCTAAAAAATGGGAAGCATCTCCCCCTTCTAATGTAACCTCAGATCACCTTGATTCTTCCAAGGTAATGAAAGACTGTTCCAGTGCTGAAAAGCCTGACAAAGATGATGGCAGAAGTAATAGGATGCCATCACTGAAATCCCCTCTTCTGAATATCACAGATAGAAAGTTATCTTCCCCAAAGCAAGATACAAACAGTCTCTTAAAAAATGTCAAGCTTCTGCTATTCTCAGCTAGTGGTGAAGAGCAGAATCATTTGAATGCACTGAATTTGGAAACAAACGGTTTCTCCTCTTATTCGTCGAAGCTGCATGGTGCATGTGCTGGTAACTTACAAGACAACAAAGATGTGCTTGGTAGCAATCTTGGAGAGCCTGTTAATAGCTTAAGTGATGCAGAGCAAAACCCCAAAGATGTTCAGTCCAACCATTCCTTACAAAATGCTCCCTTGAGATCTTGCAAGGATACAAGTgaccagaaaaaggaagaaactggGGAAGTATTGCCAAAGAACGAGTTCAGATTAGATTCGTTAGAAGATGTGAGTGATGATGATTTAGCAGGAAGTGAAAAGTCAGAAACAAAAGTTGAAAAGTTGGGTTCTTCTGTTAGTCCTTGTTTACCCTGTGACACTCCAGAAGGTAAACCTGCCACCCCTGAAAAGGAAAACGATGAAAAGCCGGCTCCTGCCAGTATTGCTTCTACTGATCTGAAAGATTCTACATTTCAGagggaatccacagcttctccatcGAGCAGTCAGGACCATTTGCATGTGGATTTGAAGATCTCCTCACAGGATGGAGAAGGGGATGAAGAGCATGTCAAGTCACGTGATCACTTTGAAATGGAAGGTTTTGAAAATCCTTCAGATCCTGAGCTGCAAAAAGGAGGAAGCCAGTCACTAGGCGTTCTTCTTCCTGATTTAAGCAAACTTGGCCTCCCTGCCTCTCTGCAAAGAGACCTGACAAGACACATTAGTTTGAAGAGCAAAGTCGGTACACATCTTCCAGAGCCCAATCTCAATAATGCACGGCGCATTCGGAATGTAAGTGGCCATCGGAAAAGTGAGACTGAGAAGGAGTCGGGGCTTAAACCCACCCTCAGGCAGATTCTTAGTGCTTCCCGGCGAAATGTAAACTGGGATCAAGTCATCCAGCAAGTAACCAAGAAGAAACAGGAACTTGGCAAAGGTTTACCAAG GTTTGGTATAGAAATGGTGCCTCTTGTTCAAAATGAGCAAGAGGGTCTAGAACTTGGTGAAGAATCTGACCTGTCTACTCTGGAAGGATTCCAGTGGGAAGGAATTTCTTTAGCAGTGCCTGGCTCAGCCAGAAAACGTAGCTTTTCTGAAAGCAGTGTCATTGCAGACAGAAATCCTTCTGCTTATAGCTTCTTCAGTGaacaagccaaaacaaaagaaagtggGCAAAGGCAAATAATTGCAGCCAGCCACTCACATCACATAACATCTGGGTATGAGGCAAGCACTGGCATTGAGGTTGACTTGAAACGGAAGACGTCTTCTCTTCCTTTGTCGCCGTTTATGTCTGAGAGAACTGAGACTAGTGGAAGGAGACACAGCCTACAGGCCACTTCTGAGGTCACAGGCCTCACCAAACAAGACCAGgagagcccagagaagagaacaccccttcttgaaaaacaaaatgtacTAGAAATCTCAGAAGAAAATCGTCCAGCTTCAAATAATGCTTCACTTCTTGCAGTGTCTAATAACATAGATGCAGCTACAGACAGTAGCTGCACATCTGGTACTGAGCAGAATGACAGCCAAGGAATTGGAAAGAAACGAAGAGCAACTGGA GAGGGATCTTCTCCTGAAATCCCTAGTctagaaagaaagaataagagaagaaaaatcaaaggtaAAAAAG aacACTCTCAGGTAGACCAGTTGTTGGCTATTTCGCTGAGGGAAGAAGAGTTAAGCAAGTCCCTGCACAGCGTGGACAGCAGTCTCTTGcaggccagggctgccctgcaGGCTGCCTATGTTGAGGTTCAACGGTTCCTTGTGTTAAAGCAACAG ATAACCATGGAAATGAGTACACTGAGAAGTCAGAGAATCCAGATCTTGCAGGGACTACAAG AAACGTATGAACCTTCTGAACTGTCAGAGCAACTTTCCTGCAGTGTCTTAAGTGAGAGAAGAAATAGCAAATCTCAGATGGCAGCTGACTTAATTCCTGCAGGCTCCTTCCTGCCCCTTTTGGACACTTTATCTTCTTCTGTACCTCCACTGGGAGCTTCTGTTCATGTAAATACACCGTCACCATTCCAGTCTTCTGGCATCACACCTACCGCTCCTCCTGACTCCTCAGTACAAGTTAAACGAGAACCTGTGTCTCCAAAAGGCTCGGAAGAAAATGTGAATTCCGTACTCCAGAGCTCTCCAAGTGCTTCACAGGCAGAAGAGGTGGAGCAGAAGGATG AGACCAACCAGAAGACTCCAGTGTATCCAGTTATCTCTGCAACCATATCCCTATCAGAGCTGTCAACTTCTTTCCAACACACTAATCAAGATGTTCGCAAGCCTGCTGCGGACAGGGGAAAGGCTGGACTTCCCGAGAACCCTTCTCCTCATTCACTCGTTGTTTCCAGCAAGACAGAAGCAAATGATGCACTGACTGAAAGCTTTATACTGGATCGGTGTAGCACCCCTCTTCCAAAGCATTCAGTCCTTCTAGAAATGCCAATGgataaaacccccaaattgtcagCGGAACTGTCTGAGCAGCAGGCGGTAACCACTGTAGtcccagcagaaaaaggaaacaggaggaggagaaagttaaggaagaagaaaactctgAGGGCAGCCCGCGTGCCAGAGAACAGTGATACAGAACAGGATATAATTGACTCTAAGCCTGTTCGGAAAGTAAAGGGTGGAAAGGTTCCTAAAGGAGAGAAAGTTACTACATCCAATCCTCCAAGACAGGAGAATGGAGCTACTGCTCAAACAACAAGAAACAAAGATGAGAATGACAGTGATGCTTCTCTGGAGCTGGTGGAAGTTCCAGCGCCCCAGTGTGAGGTTGTTGACATTGGCTCATCGGAGTCAGGAGATGAGAAACCAGACAGTCCATCGAAGAGGGATTCACGCAGCTCTGTGGATCAAGCAGTCCTGGAGGCATCTTGCTCTGGTTATGATGAAGTGAGCTCTACCAGTGAGATTGGAACAAATTATATGAATGATGGGAAAAGAAG CATGGCTGAGACGCAGACTTCCGTATCATCACTAAGAGGATCAAAGAACTCATCAG AAGTGTCTTCAGAGCCAGGTGAGGATGAAGAACCTACAGAGGGAAGCTTTGAGGGACACCTAGCTGCAGTGAATGCTATTCAGATTTTTGGGAATTTGTTGTATACCTGCTCAGCAGACAAAACTGTTTGTGCCTACAATCTGGTT AGCAGGAAGTGTGTGGCCATCTTTGAAGGCCACACTTCAAAAGTGAACTGCCTCCTGGTCACGCAGACAAATGGGAAGAGCGCTGCACTCTACACTGGCTCAAGCGACCACACTATCAACTGTTACAATATCAAG ACCAGAGAGTGCATGGTACAGTTTAAATTGGAAGATAGAGTGCTCTGTTTACACAGTAGATGGCGGATCCTTTATGCAGGCCTTGCAAATGGCACCGTGGTTACTTTCAGCATAAAG AACAACAAGCAGGTTGATACCTTCGAATGCCATGGCCCTAGAGCAGTGAGCTGTCTGGCCACAGCTCAGGAAGGAGCACGCAAGTTGTTGGTAGTGGGCTCCTACGACTGCACCATCAGCGTGCGAGACGCGCGGAACGGGCTGCTTCTCAGAACCTTGGAGGGTCACAGCAAGACTATCCTCTGCATGAAG gtTGTAAATGATCTGGTATTCAGTGGCTCCAGCGATCAGTCTGTCCACGCCCACAACATTCAT actggagagctggtaaGGATCTATAAAGGCCATAACCACGCAGTAACGGTTGTGAACATTCTTGGGAAAGTGATGGTGACAGCATGTCTGGATAAATTTGTTCGTGTTTATGAACTGCAG tCGCACGACCGCTTGCAAGTCTATGGAGGCCACACAGATATGATCATGTGTATGACCATCCATAAGAGCATG aTCTACACTGGATGCTATGATGGCAGCGTCAGAGCTGTGAGGCTTAATCTGATGCAGAATTATCGTTGCTGG tggcACGGGTGTTCACTCATCTTTGGAGTTGTGGACCATCTGAAACAACACTTGCTAACTGACCACACCAACCCAAATTTTCAAACCCTAAAATGTCGTTGGAAGAACTGTGATGCTTTCTTTACTTCCAGAAAAGGTTCCAAGCAG GATGCTGTAGGACACATTGAGAGACATGCTGAGGATGACAGCAGGATTGACTCGTGA
- the ZNF106 gene encoding zinc finger protein 106 isoform X11, whose amino-acid sequence MVRERKCILCHIGYNSKKEMEEHMRSMLHHRELENLKGRQAEPSCANQELECDDRRSQRRREERATYKEREAYDQSSWHHHNASQRDWKWEKDDYISSRQGKFSHSQRNLNISRHSGGPRGRSGWHQNVSGGSSNRHNYGNSGNVWHPSGRGGGTSNWHHSARERNSTWHSEGTGHFSSWNSKSYGGNWKSSPHGANGWNFGSSGDTYSSEPIKYNKERYAWQRQEKDIDVLSYRDRKNRSDSLDFTSDKLPSEGALDFCTSKQQESKTSRASGKSGSPSRDKIHRWTPYPSQKAAEQQPWSEDNVSKNPDKMDSVFMPLIDSSMKGKTCEANVSLSKPKKWEASPPSNVTSDHLDSSKVMKDCSSAEKPDKDDGRSNRMPSLKSPLLNITDRKLSSPKQDTNSLLKNVKLLLFSASGEEQNHLNALNLETNGFSSYSSKLHGACAGNLQDNKDVLGSNLGEPVNSLSDAEQNPKDVQSNHSLQNAPLRSCKDTSDQKKEETGEVLPKNEFRLDSLEDVSDDDLAGSEKSETKVEKLGSSVSPCLPCDTPEGKPATPEKENDEKPAPASIASTDLKDSTFQRESTASPSSSQDHLHVDLKISSQDGEGDEEHVKSRDHFEMEGFENPSDPELQKGGSQSLGVLLPDLSKLGLPASLQRDLTRHISLKSKVGTHLPEPNLNNARRIRNVSGHRKSETEKESGLKPTLRQILSASRRNVNWDQVIQQVTKKKQELGKGLPRFGIEMVPLVQNEQEGLELGEESDLSTLEGFQWEGISLAVPGSARKRSFSESSVIADRNPSAYSFFSEQAKTKESGQRQIIAASHSHHITSGYEASTGIEVDLKRKTSSLPLSPFMSERTETSGRRHSLQATSEVTGLTKQDQESPEKRTPLLEKQNVLEISEENRPASNNASLLAVSNNIDAATDSSCTSGTEQNDSQGIGKKRRATGEGSSPEIPSLERKNKRRKIKGKKEHSQVDQLLAISLREEELSKSLHSVDSSLLQARAALQAAYVEVQRFLVLKQQITMEMSTLRSQRIQILQGLQETYEPSELSEQLSCSVLSERRNSKSQMAADLIPAGSFLPLLDTLSSSVPPLGASVHVNTPSPFQSSGITPTAPPDSSVQVKREPVSPKGSEENVNSVLQSSPSASQAEEVEQKDETNQKTPVYPVISATISLSELSTSFQHTNQDVRKPAADRGKAGLPENPSPHSLVVSSKTEANDALTESFILDRCSTPLPKHSVLLEMPMDKTPKLSAELSEQQAVTTVVPAEKGNRRRRKLRKKKTLRAARVPENSDTEQDIIDSKPVRKVKGGKVPKGEKVTTSNPPRQENGATAQTTRNKDENDSDASLELVEVPAPQCEVVDIGSSESGDEKPDSPSKRDSRSSVDQAVLEASCSGYDEVSSTSEIGTNYMNDGKRSMAETQTSVSSLRGSKNSSEVSSEPGEDEEPTEGSFEGHLAAVNAIQIFGNLLYTCSADKTVCAYNLVSRKCVAIFEGHTSKVNCLLVTQTNGKSAALYTGSSDHTINCYNIKTRECMVQFKLEDRVLCLHSRWRILYAGLANGTVVTFSIKNNKQVDTFECHGPRAVSCLATAQEGARKLLVVGSYDCTISVRDARNGLLLRTLEGHSKTILCMKVVNDLVFSGSSDQSVHAHNIHTGELVRIYKGHNHAVTVVNILGKVMVTACLDKFVRVYELQSHDRLQVYGGHTDMIMCMTIHKSMIYTGCYDGSVRAVRLNLMQNYRCWWHGCSLIFGVVDHLKQHLLTDHTNPNFQTLKCRWKNCDAFFTSRKGSKQDAVGHIERHAEDDSRIDS is encoded by the exons GCAAGCTGAACCAAGCTGTGCAAACCAAGAACTGGAATGTGACGATAGGAGATCACAGAGAAGGCGAGAAGAAAGAGCTACTTACAAAGAAAGAGAAGCTTATGATCAGTCATCGTGGCATCATCATAATGCATCACAAAGGGACTGGAAGTGGGAAAAGGATGATTATATTAGTTCTAGACAAGGCAAATTTTCACACTCTCAGAGGAACCTTAATATAAGCAGACATTCAGGTGGCCCAAGGGGACGCTCTGGGTGGCACCAAAATGTTTCAGGAGGCTCTTCAAATCGGCATAACTATGGGAATTCTGGAAATGTTTGGCATCCAAGTGGGCGGGGAGGAGGAACATCAAATTGGCATCACAGTGCCAGGGAGAGAAATTCTACTTGGCACTCAGAAGGAACTGGTCATTTTTCCAGTTGGAATTCCAAGAGTTATGGAGGAAACTGGAAATCTAGTCCTCATGGTGCAAATGGCTGGAATTTTGGAAGCTCAGGAGATACATATTCATCAGAGCCAATTAAATATAATAAGGAAAGGTATGCATGGCAGCGGCAGGAGAAAGATATTGATGTTCTGTCATACAGAGATCGAAAAAATAGGAGTGACTCACTTGATTTCACTAGTGATAAACTTCCTTCTGAGGGGGCATTGGATTTTTGTACATCGAAGcaacaagaaagcaaaacttCAAGAGCCAGTGGAAAAAGTGGCAGTCCTTCCAGAGATAAAATACATCGCTGGACTCCCTACCCATCCCAGAAAGCTGCAGAGCAGCAACCATGGTCTGAAGATAATGTTTCTAAAAATCCAGATAAAATGGATTCTGTATTTATGCCTCTTATTGATTCATCAATGAAAGGAAAAACCTGTGAAGCCAATGTTAGCCTTTCAAAACCTAAAAAATGGGAAGCATCTCCCCCTTCTAATGTAACCTCAGATCACCTTGATTCTTCCAAGGTAATGAAAGACTGTTCCAGTGCTGAAAAGCCTGACAAAGATGATGGCAGAAGTAATAGGATGCCATCACTGAAATCCCCTCTTCTGAATATCACAGATAGAAAGTTATCTTCCCCAAAGCAAGATACAAACAGTCTCTTAAAAAATGTCAAGCTTCTGCTATTCTCAGCTAGTGGTGAAGAGCAGAATCATTTGAATGCACTGAATTTGGAAACAAACGGTTTCTCCTCTTATTCGTCGAAGCTGCATGGTGCATGTGCTGGTAACTTACAAGACAACAAAGATGTGCTTGGTAGCAATCTTGGAGAGCCTGTTAATAGCTTAAGTGATGCAGAGCAAAACCCCAAAGATGTTCAGTCCAACCATTCCTTACAAAATGCTCCCTTGAGATCTTGCAAGGATACAAGTgaccagaaaaaggaagaaactggGGAAGTATTGCCAAAGAACGAGTTCAGATTAGATTCGTTAGAAGATGTGAGTGATGATGATTTAGCAGGAAGTGAAAAGTCAGAAACAAAAGTTGAAAAGTTGGGTTCTTCTGTTAGTCCTTGTTTACCCTGTGACACTCCAGAAGGTAAACCTGCCACCCCTGAAAAGGAAAACGATGAAAAGCCGGCTCCTGCCAGTATTGCTTCTACTGATCTGAAAGATTCTACATTTCAGagggaatccacagcttctccatcGAGCAGTCAGGACCATTTGCATGTGGATTTGAAGATCTCCTCACAGGATGGAGAAGGGGATGAAGAGCATGTCAAGTCACGTGATCACTTTGAAATGGAAGGTTTTGAAAATCCTTCAGATCCTGAGCTGCAAAAAGGAGGAAGCCAGTCACTAGGCGTTCTTCTTCCTGATTTAAGCAAACTTGGCCTCCCTGCCTCTCTGCAAAGAGACCTGACAAGACACATTAGTTTGAAGAGCAAAGTCGGTACACATCTTCCAGAGCCCAATCTCAATAATGCACGGCGCATTCGGAATGTAAGTGGCCATCGGAAAAGTGAGACTGAGAAGGAGTCGGGGCTTAAACCCACCCTCAGGCAGATTCTTAGTGCTTCCCGGCGAAATGTAAACTGGGATCAAGTCATCCAGCAAGTAACCAAGAAGAAACAGGAACTTGGCAAAGGTTTACCAAG GTTTGGTATAGAAATGGTGCCTCTTGTTCAAAATGAGCAAGAGGGTCTAGAACTTGGTGAAGAATCTGACCTGTCTACTCTGGAAGGATTCCAGTGGGAAGGAATTTCTTTAGCAGTGCCTGGCTCAGCCAGAAAACGTAGCTTTTCTGAAAGCAGTGTCATTGCAGACAGAAATCCTTCTGCTTATAGCTTCTTCAGTGaacaagccaaaacaaaagaaagtggGCAAAGGCAAATAATTGCAGCCAGCCACTCACATCACATAACATCTGGGTATGAGGCAAGCACTGGCATTGAGGTTGACTTGAAACGGAAGACGTCTTCTCTTCCTTTGTCGCCGTTTATGTCTGAGAGAACTGAGACTAGTGGAAGGAGACACAGCCTACAGGCCACTTCTGAGGTCACAGGCCTCACCAAACAAGACCAGgagagcccagagaagagaacaccccttcttgaaaaacaaaatgtacTAGAAATCTCAGAAGAAAATCGTCCAGCTTCAAATAATGCTTCACTTCTTGCAGTGTCTAATAACATAGATGCAGCTACAGACAGTAGCTGCACATCTGGTACTGAGCAGAATGACAGCCAAGGAATTGGAAAGAAACGAAGAGCAACTGGA GAGGGATCTTCTCCTGAAATCCCTAGTctagaaagaaagaataagagaagaaaaatcaaaggtaAAAAAG aacACTCTCAGGTAGACCAGTTGTTGGCTATTTCGCTGAGGGAAGAAGAGTTAAGCAAGTCCCTGCACAGCGTGGACAGCAGTCTCTTGcaggccagggctgccctgcaGGCTGCCTATGTTGAGGTTCAACGGTTCCTTGTGTTAAAGCAACAG ATAACCATGGAAATGAGTACACTGAGAAGTCAGAGAATCCAGATCTTGCAGGGACTACAAG AAACGTATGAACCTTCTGAACTGTCAGAGCAACTTTCCTGCAGTGTCTTAAGTGAGAGAAGAAATAGCAAATCTCAGATGGCAGCTGACTTAATTCCTGCAGGCTCCTTCCTGCCCCTTTTGGACACTTTATCTTCTTCTGTACCTCCACTGGGAGCTTCTGTTCATGTAAATACACCGTCACCATTCCAGTCTTCTGGCATCACACCTACCGCTCCTCCTGACTCCTCAGTACAAGTTAAACGAGAACCTGTGTCTCCAAAAGGCTCGGAAGAAAATGTGAATTCCGTACTCCAGAGCTCTCCAAGTGCTTCACAGGCAGAAGAGGTGGAGCAGAAGGATG AGACCAACCAGAAGACTCCAGTGTATCCAGTTATCTCTGCAACCATATCCCTATCAGAGCTGTCAACTTCTTTCCAACACACTAATCAAGATGTTCGCAAGCCTGCTGCGGACAGGGGAAAGGCTGGACTTCCCGAGAACCCTTCTCCTCATTCACTCGTTGTTTCCAGCAAGACAGAAGCAAATGATGCACTGACTGAAAGCTTTATACTGGATCGGTGTAGCACCCCTCTTCCAAAGCATTCAGTCCTTCTAGAAATGCCAATGgataaaacccccaaattgtcagCGGAACTGTCTGAGCAGCAGGCGGTAACCACTGTAGtcccagcagaaaaaggaaacaggaggaggagaaagttaaggaagaagaaaactctgAGGGCAGCCCGCGTGCCAGAGAACAGTGATACAGAACAGGATATAATTGACTCTAAGCCTGTTCGGAAAGTAAAGGGTGGAAAGGTTCCTAAAGGAGAGAAAGTTACTACATCCAATCCTCCAAGACAGGAGAATGGAGCTACTGCTCAAACAACAAGAAACAAAGATGAGAATGACAGTGATGCTTCTCTGGAGCTGGTGGAAGTTCCAGCGCCCCAGTGTGAGGTTGTTGACATTGGCTCATCGGAGTCAGGAGATGAGAAACCAGACAGTCCATCGAAGAGGGATTCACGCAGCTCTGTGGATCAAGCAGTCCTGGAGGCATCTTGCTCTGGTTATGATGAAGTGAGCTCTACCAGTGAGATTGGAACAAATTATATGAATGATGGGAAAAGAAG CATGGCTGAGACGCAGACTTCCGTATCATCACTAAGAGGATCAAAGAACTCATCAG AAGTGTCTTCAGAGCCAGGTGAGGATGAAGAACCTACAGAGGGAAGCTTTGAGGGACACCTAGCTGCAGTGAATGCTATTCAGATTTTTGGGAATTTGTTGTATACCTGCTCAGCAGACAAAACTGTTTGTGCCTACAATCTGGTT AGCAGGAAGTGTGTGGCCATCTTTGAAGGCCACACTTCAAAAGTGAACTGCCTCCTGGTCACGCAGACAAATGGGAAGAGCGCTGCACTCTACACTGGCTCAAGCGACCACACTATCAACTGTTACAATATCAAG ACCAGAGAGTGCATGGTACAGTTTAAATTGGAAGATAGAGTGCTCTGTTTACACAGTAGATGGCGGATCCTTTATGCAGGCCTTGCAAATGGCACCGTGGTTACTTTCAGCATAAAG AACAACAAGCAGGTTGATACCTTCGAATGCCATGGCCCTAGAGCAGTGAGCTGTCTGGCCACAGCTCAGGAAGGAGCACGCAAGTTGTTGGTAGTGGGCTCCTACGACTGCACCATCAGCGTGCGAGACGCGCGGAACGGGCTGCTTCTCAGAACCTTGGAGGGTCACAGCAAGACTATCCTCTGCATGAAG gtTGTAAATGATCTGGTATTCAGTGGCTCCAGCGATCAGTCTGTCCACGCCCACAACATTCAT actggagagctggtaaGGATCTATAAAGGCCATAACCACGCAGTAACGGTTGTGAACATTCTTGGGAAAGTGATGGTGACAGCATGTCTGGATAAATTTGTTCGTGTTTATGAACTGCAG tCGCACGACCGCTTGCAAGTCTATGGAGGCCACACAGATATGATCATGTGTATGACCATCCATAAGAGCATG aTCTACACTGGATGCTATGATGGCAGCGTCAGAGCTGTGAGGCTTAATCTGATGCAGAATTATCGTTGCTGG tggcACGGGTGTTCACTCATCTTTGGAGTTGTGGACCATCTGAAACAACACTTGCTAACTGACCACACCAACCCAAATTTTCAAACCCTAAAATGTCGTTGGAAGAACTGTGATGCTTTCTTTACTTCCAGAAAAGGTTCCAAGCAG GATGCTGTAGGACACATTGAGAGACATGCTGAGGATGACAGCAGGATTGACTCGTGA